GTGGAAACTAAGCGATATCAATCTTAGTTTCAGTGAAATAGACCAAAAGTTAGAACTTGTCGGACTTAACGGAGAATCATCAGATGAATTAAAAAGAAGGGTGATCTCACTATTATgtaacaaaaatgatgaaatacttGAGAAAAATATTCGATACTTTAATTCAGCtgtcaatgaaaaaaatatgtcaaatttAGAGCCCAGTCCGCTTTTATTGATGTATTTACTGTGTTTATGGTGTGATGGAACACAATTAGGACGATCTAAATGTGAGCTATACTGTCAAATTATTGAACTGCTCCTAAAACGAACTTTTAGAAAATGTCCTCATATACTGCCTGCACAAGCCCATTTCAATGGTTCTGTTCCACAATGCTTTAATAAGCTGGAAAATTGCAAAAGATACTTgaaatttctgaaagatttaggGAGGTTAGCTTTTGAAACATTATTCAGTAAGACGGGAGAAAATGTTCTTGCATTCAACAGCCGAATTGCTGAAGAATGCCTGAGTGAAGAGATTTTGGATTTAAGCCGTCTTTCAGGGATACTTACACAAGATAAAGAACGGACAAATGTTACAAGGCAAACACAGAAAACATCATTTGTACACAAAACAGTACATGAGTTTTTTGCGGCACTTTATATCAGTATCAGCTGTAATCGAGACAAAAGAATGAAAACCGTTTTGTCATTCTGCAAATCTGTAATGAATATTCTGGATATGTCCAATGTGTTCATTTTTATTAGCGGAATAGATGCAAAATGTTTTTCCTTCCTCTCGGAAGGATTAATGAACGTAATAAACAAAGACAAGATAACGAAGACATATAGATCTATGTCGCGGCTCTATGACTACAGAACGTACATTCAACCTCTGAAAGACATACAGGACATATACATATCTTGCATCAATGAAAACCCGAAAAACAATGATCTCAAACTTTGTCTGCAAGATTTACTTATAGACAGAGACTGTCACCAAGAATCATATTATGAAAATCTACAACGTCTGGCAATACATAACAAAGACAATATGAAGTCGCTTTGTATAAAGATAGGAATTCATAGTGTACAGGAAGTACTATATACCTTAGCACCTTTTGATATGGGCAGTGTTGATAAAATTTACTATGAAGGTGAATGTAAAGAAAGTGATCTGATTCTTCTACTACCAGCGTCAGTAAAATGTATAACTGTTATATCAAGTATATGGCAAAATGATAACTTCTTAGGTGACTATAGTTCATGGTCTTCTAAATTGTCTCAGATGTTTCTGAACATGCATCAGTTAGAAGCAATAAACATAGACTGTTTCAAAATGAGCCACGATGAACTAGGGGAGTTTCTGAATCATCTTAGAAATAGAAAATCAATGAAGGAGATTTTGTTGTACTGCTTATTTTGCAAAGACCATGGAGCTTCATGCGATGGGTTTAATCTGGACCTCTCGCATCATTCAGATCTGAGAACATTAGCATTGAACGATATACCTCTGTCAAGTTTGAAAATCAATCCGTCGGCGTTGGAAGATTGTGATGTTGGCCTTTTATCGAAACCCGGTCTTCTATCATCCTATCTCGAACACCTTCCGAGAGCTAGAAAATTACATTCATTTGCGTGTGGTCAATTTGAATCGTCTTCTGACATTGAAACAATGCTTGCAACTTTACCATTGCTGGATCAAGTAAAGGAATTTAGGTTTTCTGATATCAATTTAGGTGAAAGACCTTTTTCACTGTTATCTGCAACgaaatgtatacaaaatattCAATTAGATAAGGTGACAATGTCTGGCTCATCTTTAAGTGCTCTAGTTAAGGCTGTAGAAAAGCTCCCACAGACTGTGATAGTAGGAATAAGAGATTGTAATATAAAGCCGAAAGAAAAACTTGATGAAGTTAAAACATATATACAGAGATCAAACCATTTCGAAGTAACCTTTGATGGATATAATCAGTACAATACGTACTCGTTTGTGTTTGAAAGTTCGTACAACAGATCAATAACCTAAGAATGTCTGTTCAGATCATTTAATTAACAGCGCTCCAAAAGAAGCTTAAACGCACGTAACGGTGAAGTTGTATCAACGTCAGTACCAAACTAATtgtgaaatttaaatgaattgtTCTGGTAGTTTTATGCATGGATAATTGTGGATGTTTTGTTAACTAGATACGTATCGCATTGATAATAAAATGATGATTATTTGCCTGCAAATAATAGATGAAACTAAAGAGATAGCAATCTTACTTCTTGAAAGGCACCAAATGGACTTGTGCTCTTACCAATATCTTCATATTCAGTTCGTTGTTGTTAGATGAAAACACGTGCATTAACCCTGTAATGTCGCGAAAACACAGATTGAGTTCTTTTCGCAATCTGATGAAAACCGCACATTCGAATCGTCGTTTGAAAGGCTGACCGAGTAATTGAGTAATTTGAGTATTAAAATTGCTATTCATTGTCtcctgttttttttatatatatataaaagttcaatttgtaaggaataaacagcagcagacttctgtgttttacaattattttaattcttcactgcaagcgctttcaatacacatatcttcaggcagtttacattttgaaacaatgtacaatgacgtcacgtcataacaaaaattacgggcaacgtcgtaaacagacgttgcgtcaaacttcaataaaaatgtattatacactcaagaataccctgtgtatgtatgcacacaaaacttgaaacagatatattgtACCGtttaaaagggagttaataactgtacttaaaacatatttatgctcgatatatcagttaagaaataatatcaagatgattactgaaaaagtaataatagcttaaaaatcaattatggatacagtaaagagaaagaattgctcaaaataccctcacgttctttatgacaaaagtggtATATAACCAATTATAGAAatagcatcaaaaattaaagggaggtaataaaatttaaagctaaaactgtatttcaggaaagaaaagagataaaatttaaaaacaaagcaatataGTACGTTAAATGTACACAGCTGATGATACtaatttctaaacaattatgACCAGTACTATTTCACGTGTAAAGATAGATAGCAAGCATATATAAAGAGGAGATTCTAGTTACACTGCACATAAACTATGAAATTAAGGAGCTCGCCATGCTCAT
This DNA window, taken from Mercenaria mercenaria strain notata chromosome 19, MADL_Memer_1, whole genome shotgun sequence, encodes the following:
- the LOC123541823 gene encoding uncharacterized protein LOC123541823 — encoded protein: MATGHTQRNRLYLFRLRKLLVDGGLLVLRHILDRKLQVRNILFSDCLSQEKHRIIRLKEQNTITQVQYDLLYPPHSKPPSTSDLDITLVICLLRNLASFGLNQNFDWEVAPHRKDASIEADMCRLEHITNEVAEISTTTGMKLADFRFRWTEIEQILLRLNTAVSYRIPNLQQIFDDFKTSNLDQEAEEIIDQILKELREMETTLETNQQSCKTQTEVQKVDTSEFEQQRSEHTELYRPTRRTVAYHESQISKHNEDEFRQKQNVEGVAGSSPDQELITVRAVIRKGWNKLIDYMIPDPILDCATEFHLLRFRDIRDIKEEKNTSDKNRSILRKVISNGEVGFNNLKKCLEKTNQTKLVTILNCIEKGEDTRVLADQLHSEMVSTRHKVSKELKEDLIALYRQQYSTLPLSPLLEEPDTHLLRFYVKPDISSVEIERSFGGGSEIKSPVASLRPMFYKKGKLCRAIYLSANTGLGKTAFCKRLVLTWCQAHDCVESEEKYFEKDDIVVLSKFEFVFFLSLRDCSKECSIDEMIMKNITPRLAHTSSVTLSNLENILSKEKCLLILDGLDEWTHPVSSCTLGPSDLPHRKARECTILTTTRPWKLSDINLSFSEIDQKLELVGLNGESSDELKRRVISLLCNKNDEILEKNIRYFNSAVNEKNMSNLEPSPLLLMYLLCLWCDGTQLGRSKCELYCQIIELLLKRTFRKCPHILPAQAHFNGSVPQCFNKLENCKRYLKFLKDLGRLAFETLFSKTGENVLAFNSRIAEECLSEEILDLSRLSGILTQDKERTNVTRQTQKTSFVHKTVHEFFAALYISISCNRDKRMKTVLSFCKSVMNILDMSNVFIFISGIDAKCFSFLSEGLMNVINKDKITKTYRSMSRLYDYRTYIQPLKDIQDIYISCINENPKNNDLKLCLQDLLIDRDCHQESYYENLQRLAIHNKDNMKSLCIKIGIHSVQEVLYTLAPFDMGSVDKIYYEGECKESDLILLLPASVKCITVISSIWQNDNFLGDYSSWSSKLSQMFLNMHQLEAINIDCFKMSHDELGEFLNHLRNRKSMKEILLYCLFCKDHGASCDGFNLDLSHHSDLRTLALNDIPLSSLKINPSALEDCDVGLLSKPGLLSSYLEHLPRARKLHSFACGQFESSSDIETMLATLPLLDQVKEFRFSDINLGERPFSLLSATKCIQNIQLDKVTMSGSSLSALVKAVEKLPQTVIVGIRDCNIKPKEKLDEVKTYIQRSNHFEVTFDGYNQYNTYSFVFESSYNRSIT